Part of the Geoalkalibacter ferrihydriticus DSM 17813 genome is shown below.
TGCAGAATGCCGTGACGTTCGAGGTTGGTCCCCATGGCGCGGTAGAGACCGGCCAGCCCCTGGTGATAGTCGATCCGCGCATTGGTCTTGCGCACCCGCGCTTCGATGACATTGTCTTGAAAATCAAGAATGCGGAAGGTGTCCGAGAGCCCTTCTCGCAGCCGCTCCGTTTCCTGGGATAGCGTGGTGTCGGCCAGTTGCTGGAAGCGATCGGCTACCTGCACCCGTTCAAAGCTGCGTACCACGGCGGTGAGCGCATTGCGGATTTCGGCCTCCATGGTGTTCTCCAGGTCCTTCAGGCCGTAGATGGCCTGCCGCTGTTCATGGCCGGCGCGCCGATGCCGTGCTTCGGCGGCGCGGTTGCCCAGGGGGTAGATCAGACGCACTCCGGTGAACCATTCATAGCCGTCGCCCCGGCTCATGCGGTCGAGGGATTGCCAGTAGTCGCCGCGATTGGGATTGCCTTGGTTGCCGTCGGTAAAGGCGACGGCGCGTTCTTCACCCGAGAGGCCATTGATGCCGAAGGTCGCCTCCAAATCAAGGCGCGGCAGTTTCTGGTTGGCAAAAAATTCCAGGCGGATGTTGCGGTCGGTGACCTCGAGTTGTTGGCGCTTGAAATCCGGTCGTGCCGCCAGGGCCGTGGCCAGTGCTTCATCGGCCTCGGGCCAGTCATGGTCGATGGCCTCCAGGGGGTCGGTGGCGGGCTCGATCATGGCCAGAGGATCGCCGCGACCAATGGCCAGAAGCTGTCTGAGCCGATGGGCCGCCGCTTCAGCCTGCTGGCGGGCAAACACCACCTGCTCATCGCGCCCGGCAATGGCTGTTTCGGCTTCCTGCACCTCGGTGACCGGGACAATGCCCGCTTCGAATCGCTCCCGGTTGGCCTCAAGCAGCTCGCGTGCAAGTTCGCGGGCTTCGATGCGCAGTTGCAGAATCTCCAGAGTGCGGCTCAGGTCGAAGTAGGCAAGCTCAATCTGCTCAACCAGCCGCTGGGCCTGATCGAGATAGTCGAGACGTGCCTGGCGCAGACGGTTGTCGGCGAGACGCAGGTCGGTCGTGTTCACCTTGGTGCCGAAATCGCGCAACAGCGGTTGGTTGAGGTCGAGAAAGAGAAAGGAGCGGTACTGGGGATTGAGGCCTTCCACCGTTGAATTGGTGCTCAGGCGCGCAGTCTCCAGGCTCAGGCGTGCATCCAGGCCGCTATGGAATTCCTTGCTCAGCGAGGCTGCGGCGCCGTGATCGCGGCGCCGTGCATAGTCGTCGCCGGCCAGAGCCGAGGCGTTGGGGGTGCGCTGCGAACTGGTGCTGAGCCGTGCCTGGGTCACGGGGTCAAAGCGCGCATCCTCGGTGATGACGTCCTGTTCGCCGATGGGGATGTTGAGCTGCTCCATGAGCAGGTTGAAGTTGCGCTCCAGGCCGCGCGTCAAAGCCTCCTGCAAAGACAGGTGCTCCGCGGTGACCTCAGCGGTCGCGGCCAGGCTCGGGCTGCCCAGCAGGATCAACAGAATCGTGAGTATTCGCAGCATGAACCAAAATCCCTGTGTGATGAAAAGGTCAAAACCGCCCGCCTTCAGCCGGTCGGATCGAGGGCACGCAGGCAAAAAGCCACCGCCGCCTCGCTGAGATCGGGTACGTCGAGGGGACTGAGCAGTTGCTGGCGGGTCAATCCGGAGAGCAGTCCGCGCAGCAGCAAGGCAGTGGCCCCGGGGTCGCCGACCTGCAAGGAGCCATCGCGGGCGCCGCGGGCCAGACAGTCCTGCAAGAGCGCAATCATGCGCAATATTTGCTCTCTGACCAGGATGCGTTGCGGGCAGTCGTCCCGCAGCAGATGGCAGGGAAAATCGCGGATCAGCACCAGCAGTTGTTGGGTGTTGTCGCCGAGAAAACGAAAGTGAAAGCGCAGCATCTTCTCAAGGGTGATCCGACCGCTTTCGGCAGCGTCCAGGGCCTTTTCCAGTCCCGCCAGATAGGGAGTCATGATGTCCGTGAAAACTTCCAGCAGTACCCCCTCTTTGGATTTGAAGTGATAGAACAGGGTGCCCTGAGCGACGCCGGCGCGCGCGGCTATTTCGGCGGTGCAGGTTTCGTTGAAACCTTTTTCGGCAAAGAGATCGGTCGCTGCGAGGAGGATGGCGCTTTTGCGTGACATGAGGGGCCTCTTGGACTGAGTGACTGGTCAGTCAGTATGGTGAATGGATACCGTTCCTGTCAACAATTTCCGGTCCGCCGATAAAAAAAGCCCGCCTCTCTATAGAGGCGGGCCCTGAGAATTGCCGGCACAGAGCGGCTCAGGCGTCGGTTTCGTAATAGGTGTAGCCGCGCAGGCTGGCAGAGAAGCGTTCGAGAATCTCCTGGCGCTCGCGCACGCTGATGGCGCCACGGCGCACCGCCTTTTCCGCGGTATCGCGAAAACGCTCGAAGATGTCTTTGGGATTGTACTGCACGTAGCCGAGAATATCGGCGATGCTGTCCCCCTGGATTTCGCGGGTGACATCGAAGCTGCCGTCCTCATTGACACGAATGCTCACGACGTTGGTGTCGCCGAAGAGGTTGTGCAGATCGCCCAGGGTTTCCTGGTAAGCGCCGACCAGAAAAGCGCCGAGATAGTAATCTTCATCAGCCTTGATGGGGTGCAGGGGCAGGGTGTTGCGGGTGCCGTGAAGGTCGATGAAATGGTCGATGCGCCCGTCGCTGTCGCAGGTGATATCGGCGATGATGGCTTCGCGCGTCGGTCGTTCGTTGAGGCGGTGAATGGGCATCACGGGAAACACCTGATCGATGGCCCAGGCGTCGGGCAGCGACTGGAAGATGCTCAGGTTGCCGTAATAGATATCGGCCAACTGCTCACGCAGGCCTTCGAGTTCCGGCGGCATTTCGTCGGCATCTTCGAGGGAGACCACGATGCGCCGGAAGATTTCCAGCACCAGGTTTTCCGCCAGGGCGCGCGACCGCAGAGAAATCTGGCCGCGCTTGAACAGTTCGCGAATTTCATCGCGATAAAAAACCGTGTTGTTGTAGCTTTGCTGGATTTTGGCGGGTTTGAAGCGCTCCAGCACGCTGTACAGGCTGTGGACCAGGGTGTGCTCTTCTTCTGCCGGGGCCTGTTCCAGAGGTGCGGGTTCGAAGTAGGTGACATCGAAAATGTTGAACAACAACAGCGAATAATAGGCGACCGTGGAACGCCCCGACTCGGTGACGATGGTCGGGTGGGCGACTTCCTGGGCGTCGAGACTCTGCATGATGACCTCGACGACGTCGGCGCAGTATTCATCCATGCTGTAGTTCATGGACAGTACGTTGTTGGTTTTTGAGCCAAGATAGTCGACCGCGAGACCGCCCCCGAGGTCGAGAAAGCCCATGGGCGCGCCTTCCTGCACCAGGTTGATGTAATAACGGCAGGCTTCCATGACCGCCTGGCGGATATCGCGGATGTTGGGAATCTGCGAGCCCAGATGGCAGTGCAGCAGTTGCAGGCAGTCGAGGAGGTTGTGTTCCTTGAGGGCATCGACGATCTCGATGAGCTGGCTGGTACTTAAGCCGAAAATGCTGCGATCGCCGCTGGTCTTGTTCCAGTGACCGCCGACGGTGGTGGCCAGCTTGGCGCGCACACCGATCAACGGGCGGATGCCCAGGGCGTGGCTGCGCTCAAGGATGATGGGCAACTCCGTCGGAGTTTCGATGACGAACACGCAGCGGTAGCCGAGCTTGCGCGCGCGCAGGCCGAGATCGATAAATTCGGGATCCTTGTAGCCGTTGCACACGATCAGCCCTTCGCTGCCGGCGAGGGCCGAAAGCGCGACGATGAGTTCAGCTTTACTGCCCGCTTCCAGCCCGTGGTTGTAACGCGCGCCGAAGCGGGCGATTTCCTCGATGACGTTGCGCTGCTGGTTGACCTTGATGGGAAAGACCCCCTGGTAGATGCCGCGGTATCCCTGTTGCGCGATGGCGGCGCGAAAGGATTCGTTGAGCAGGGCGATCTGGCTGTCGAGCAGGTTTTCGATACGCAGCAGCACGGGCATCTGCAAGTCGCGCTGGTTGACGCCGGCGACAATATCCATGAGCGACACGCGAACATCGCCGGAGGGAAAAGCCACCTTGACGGCGACATCACCCTTTTCCGTCACATCGAAATAGCCGGCGCTCCAATCATGGATGCGGTACAGCCGCGCGGAATCTTCATGGGTCCAGGAAGGGGCGGTTTTGGGGGTCATGGGCAAAGCTCTCCTTCGGCGCGGGCCGGCCCGCATTGCCGGATACTATGGATTAAGCGGCGGCGTCGCCGCCTTTGACCTGATAGAGATGGACGTCGCGCTGCGGGAAGGGAATGGAGATATCTTCCGCGTCGAAGCGCTCCTTGATGGTTTTGTTGAGATGGAAAAACAGGGGCCAGTAATCGCCCGATTTCACCCAGGGGCGTACCGCGAAATCGATACTGCTTTCGCCCAGGGCCAAGACCTCGATGGTTGGCGCCGGCTCTTCGAGCACGCGCTCGTCCTGGCTCAAAATGTCTTTGAGAACGGCCTTGACCTTGTTCAGGTCGTCATTGTAGCTGACTCCCACCACCAGATCGACGCGCCGGGTTTCTTTGGCCGAAAAGTTGGTGATGCTGCCGTTGGTGATCTGGTTGTTGGGGATGATGATTTGTTTGTTGTCGGGGGTACGCATCCTGGTGGTGAAGATCTCAATATCCTCAACGGTTCCCATGGTCCCGCCGGCGTCGATGAAGTCACCGACTTTGAAAGGTTTGAAGATGATCATCAGGATGCCGGCGGCAAAGTTGGCCAGCGAACCCTGCAAGGCCAGGCCGATGGCCAGACCCGCGGCACCGAGAATGGCGATGAATGAGGTGGTTTGGATGCCGAGTTGATTGAGAGAGGCGATGATCACCATCACCATGAGCAGAGCGTAGGTCATGTTGCCGGCGAAGGACACCAGGGTCTCTTCAACCTTGGCCCGCCGCATGCCGGCGCGCAGGGAATTGCGCAACACACGCGCCAGAATGCGACCGATGATGAAGATCACGATGGCCATGAGGGCCATCAGACCCCATGCCTGGACCAGTTCGATGAGTTTATCCGTCGAAAATTCCATTCCATTTTCTCCTGGAAGCTTTGGGAAAACCTGACCGTCGAAGACGAATCCTCCGGCGGGAGTTGCCCGTTAAGAGAATGAGAAATTTATGCGTTCCATAGCACCACGGCGGCAAAGGCGCTGCCGATTTTTTCCACGCGGTGCTGAACGGCAAGGGAGCGGATTTCGCGAATATCCAGCCCGCGCAGGCGCATGGCTTCTTCGGCCATGCGGCGCACGATGGCTTCGATGTCTTCCTTGTGGCCGCGCGCGGAATATTCCATGATCACCCCGGGCTGCGCGGCATCGGCGGGATAGGCGACCGCCACGGCTGCGGAAATCACCTCGCCGGGCATCTCCGAGGTGATGGCGGCGTAGGCCGCCGGCACCAGCGCCCCGGAGGGCAGCACGGCGGGCGCGGAAAAACGGCAGGCCGGAGGCAGAACGGAGCTGATTTTAAGCAGGTTGGCGTGGCCGAGGCCGGCCGTCAGCAGGGCAGCGTCCAGGGAATTGA
Proteins encoded:
- the speA gene encoding biosynthetic arginine decarboxylase; translation: MTPKTAPSWTHEDSARLYRIHDWSAGYFDVTEKGDVAVKVAFPSGDVRVSLMDIVAGVNQRDLQMPVLLRIENLLDSQIALLNESFRAAIAQQGYRGIYQGVFPIKVNQQRNVIEEIARFGARYNHGLEAGSKAELIVALSALAGSEGLIVCNGYKDPEFIDLGLRARKLGYRCVFVIETPTELPIILERSHALGIRPLIGVRAKLATTVGGHWNKTSGDRSIFGLSTSQLIEIVDALKEHNLLDCLQLLHCHLGSQIPNIRDIRQAVMEACRYYINLVQEGAPMGFLDLGGGLAVDYLGSKTNNVLSMNYSMDEYCADVVEVIMQSLDAQEVAHPTIVTESGRSTVAYYSLLLFNIFDVTYFEPAPLEQAPAEEEHTLVHSLYSVLERFKPAKIQQSYNNTVFYRDEIRELFKRGQISLRSRALAENLVLEIFRRIVVSLEDADEMPPELEGLREQLADIYYGNLSIFQSLPDAWAIDQVFPVMPIHRLNERPTREAIIADITCDSDGRIDHFIDLHGTRNTLPLHPIKADEDYYLGAFLVGAYQETLGDLHNLFGDTNVVSIRVNEDGSFDVTREIQGDSIADILGYVQYNPKDIFERFRDTAEKAVRRGAISVRERQEILERFSASLRGYTYYETDA
- a CDS encoding TolC family protein, whose translation is MLRILTILLILLGSPSLAATAEVTAEHLSLQEALTRGLERNFNLLMEQLNIPIGEQDVITEDARFDPVTQARLSTSSQRTPNASALAGDDYARRRDHGAAASLSKEFHSGLDARLSLETARLSTNSTVEGLNPQYRSFLFLDLNQPLLRDFGTKVNTTDLRLADNRLRQARLDYLDQAQRLVEQIELAYFDLSRTLEILQLRIEARELARELLEANRERFEAGIVPVTEVQEAETAIAGRDEQVVFARQQAEAAAHRLRQLLAIGRGDPLAMIEPATDPLEAIDHDWPEADEALATALAARPDFKRQQLEVTDRNIRLEFFANQKLPRLDLEATFGINGLSGEERAVAFTDGNQGNPNRGDYWQSLDRMSRGDGYEWFTGVRLIYPLGNRAAEARHRRAGHEQRQAIYGLKDLENTMEAEIRNALTAVVRSFERVQVADRFQQLADTTLSQETERLREGLSDTFRILDFQDNVIEARVRKTNARIDYHQGLAGLYRAMGTNLERHGILHDPALKEMVHVQN
- a CDS encoding pyruvoyl-dependent arginine decarboxylase, which gives rise to MFTTPNLHFFTCGSAEAPTRLNSLDAALLTAGLGHANLLKISSVLPPACRFSAPAVLPSGALVPAAYAAITSEMPGEVISAAVAVAYPADAAQPGVIMEYSARGHKEDIEAIVRRMAEEAMRLRGLDIREIRSLAVQHRVEKIGSAFAAVVLWNA
- a CDS encoding mechanosensitive ion channel family protein, translated to MEFSTDKLIELVQAWGLMALMAIVIFIIGRILARVLRNSLRAGMRRAKVEETLVSFAGNMTYALLMVMVIIASLNQLGIQTTSFIAILGAAGLAIGLALQGSLANFAAGILMIIFKPFKVGDFIDAGGTMGTVEDIEIFTTRMRTPDNKQIIIPNNQITNGSITNFSAKETRRVDLVVGVSYNDDLNKVKAVLKDILSQDERVLEEPAPTIEVLALGESSIDFAVRPWVKSGDYWPLFFHLNKTIKERFDAEDISIPFPQRDVHLYQVKGGDAAA
- a CDS encoding TetR/AcrR family transcriptional regulator — protein: MSRKSAILLAATDLFAEKGFNETCTAEIAARAGVAQGTLFYHFKSKEGVLLEVFTDIMTPYLAGLEKALDAAESGRITLEKMLRFHFRFLGDNTQQLLVLIRDFPCHLLRDDCPQRILVREQILRMIALLQDCLARGARDGSLQVGDPGATALLLRGLLSGLTRQQLLSPLDVPDLSEAAVAFCLRALDPTG